The window TTCAGAGGGAATCATGGGAAATGCCTTTCAGAGGCGTGAAATGCAGCTATAAAATCCAGGAAACTCTGGTAGTAGGTTTTGTTGTGTCATCacgattaataataataataatgtgcaaTCACATTTACTCCTATGTAATTTGATATCAGAATAAACTGATGTGAGTGGGTCAAGATCTGTGAAAACTGTCTATTGAGCATAGTTTTTAAAAACCAGTATAACTATTTTATAACAGatgtgaagaagaaaaaaattctAAGAATTTGTGCAGTTTTTTTCTTCTTAAAAATTAGATTAAAAGTTGAAATATTTCCCAAAGTGTATAGTGTAAAAGTTTTGTTGCattaaagttttattgtttttatttatttttgaagttTCTTTGTTTCTCTGGATCtgttcagctctcctaccaggctcAGGAGGGACAGGACtcctttgcttctcatctgagaaaCAGTTTCAGTTAAAACTCATAAATGTGAAAGCTGTGGaactctgattataatcagtcactctgcatttttcatgcaggctgaagatgaaaatagtctcctacatctatctcctgcattagcttctgatagcaaatagacggtgaaactaagatttgaaaatcctcacagatcttcgtcacactgtctaacattcatggactcatccatgctGACTCACagcagagaaggctgttgtttttttttttagcatccaggaaacagcagaaaatggcccgaatagtagaagctaatcgttagcattagcaacttcaccacacagaaaaactcctccaggcttgtgttatttgtggaaataaaacatcaacgttccaAGTTGGTAGTTGAGTCGCGTTGCTGGTATCCAATCCGAGGTGAgatctccaaatatcaggaaataagactccaaatcatgctgcagcagacttgtccctgCTGATCCCAACGATTCTGGGCTATTTTTGCCCCGAGTACagtttgcaaggcattcattcctaccagagaccactgcagatgtactgATTTAACGGGTTTCCTACACCTCTAAACATATCAATAAACTGACCAAATATAAAACAGGTAAATAATAGAAATGTCACTTGGCAAAATCGTTTTAAAGAATTTCTTAGGCAGATATTTTTCATGAACATAAATACACATTTAAATAAAGTTCTAAAAATAATGTAAGCTAATGTTTCTTAGAATATACAATGTGCATAAGTCTCCCAGCTTCTACGATCTCACAGCCTGACAGTTGAGAGTCCTCCTGCTGGCTCCAGCTGATACAAAACATCACAGTTCAGATGATTAGTTCCTGACGTGTCAACAGAAACTATTTTAAACATCTCAAATGGAGGGATCAGGACTTCGTCCTCATCTGAATCAAAGTCTGAGTAGGACTTCAAGTAAGCCCCGAAACACGTGCGTATTTCAAAACAGGTTCTTTGCCCAAAATGCCGCAGCTTCTTATTGAGGGAGCTTGAGGCAAAAGAGCCGAAGCGCGTGGTCTGTCCAGgttttcccaaaaataacagtctGCTCCGTCTGAATGAGGTGTAGCAGCTCCTTTGGTTGACTTTCAGGAGCCGGATGGCGTCAGAAAGCAGGAAGTGGAGGGCGTGAAATCTGAAAGTGGTGCTGTCAGAGGCCCAGCCTGTACGAACGGCCTGGTTCAGATCACTATAGGAGCCGGCTGTGTATGCACACAGCGCTTTAAAGTGGTCAAAGGAGGGCTGATCGTAGAATTCCCTACTCTGCATGGCTTTAAGGGCACAAAGCTTGGTGTAGGTGGAGTTCAGACCGTCTGCGGTGCTTCTGGGCAGGTAGTGACGTTTCACCTTGATGAGCTTCCTCTGGGAGCAGCCAAGGTATGTCATCAGCCGAGTCGGGATAAACCCAGAGGGATTCCAAAGAGATGGGAGAGCTCAGAGGGAGGCTGAACGGAAGAACTCGGAGTATCTGTGATGTTGTGTAGGACAGCCTGAGTAGAGATGTTCTGAGTCTTTTCACAcccaaagatgaatgaaaataactgttaaaaaatcgtggttgaagatttcataatgcaTGCACCAAAAGGTTAAGCACTGGCCAAATATTTAATTCCTGTTCTTCTGGTGAATAATATAATTTGAACTATAAACTGCGTCACTTTTAGTGGCTGAAAGTGAAGGGTTTTAGTGGAATCCCTCAATTTGAGACATTGACTGTTTATCAGTACTTGGTAGTAAATGAGTACCCAAATAAAAGCTAAGAGTGTATTTTTTGactgctctccactggttgcctgttgattttagaattcgttttaaacttcttttaatggtgtttaaggttggtttatgcttgacacgtccgcgaggtccgcacgacaaaattgcgtcattttaacaaccacgcctctgcatggcccaaaatttccgcaccgcgcacctaaaaATTAAAAACctagaaattttctaaccacgcggacggtcggacgcggaaaaacacatggcggactggcaagaactagtatggcagaggttcataaatacagacatttgtatgattcagctctcaaagatcaccgtgatcaacatgttgttaataattcttggagaggaaaaagctcgcactgtcagaaaagacgaggacgctgttaaaaatgctggaatgccgtgttgtaaacagtaatttctacttctactatggtgtagtgttggatgcatgccgtagagctccatgctgccccctacagtttgggagaatattggctcaccgcagagacgagccgcatgaaccataaacgctgcgagttgtgaagcgcgttccatccgcgagccgcatcaccaagcggaaagtgaatgtgtcaagcataaaccaagctttaaggcgctgaatggtgtggctccaacctatttgacggagttgctgcagccatatgttccggcccggtcactccgctctgaaaaccagctgctgcttgtggctcctaaggctaggctgaagttgagaggggacagggcattctctgttgcgggtccgaaactgtggaatacactgcccctaactattaggggctctccatcagtagcagtttttaaaatgaggctgaaaacctacttttatgatttggcttttaattctgtgggttaacaattgttaatgttttataattcttatttgtggttttaataaTGTCTGTGGCgctttatgttttattgttttattattttgttgtaCAGTACCTTGGTGGTATGCTCatgtctgtaaggtgctttataaatagaggttgagttgagttgagttgatttTAGTCAAAACAGGGATCCCAGACCAACAAACCTAGTGactacttttttttttatctttgtttctGACGCTTAAAACCAAGACAAGGGGGTTCAGCGGGTGACAATCACACCTGGGTGAACATAATCTGGTGAGCAGTACCTGTTGAATtcaaaaactgccttttgaacacTAAAAATGTCGGTTGTCATCAACTGAATCTTTCTGTTAAATTTAGGAACTTGTTCAGATCTCTAATTAGCGGGCCTTGTGATTAGAACAAGGGGAGAAACTGTCTGGAAGTAAAATTAAATGAGACAGCAAATTAAAGCTGTTGTAGGGAATTTGCATTTAATAAGTTTTAATTCTTTTAATTTTTCATGTATGCCCAGATTGGGAACCTTGAAATGatttgacacagaatttcacgCTCCGCTGTGTCTGGGTTAAACAGCAAGGTCGTATCAGAATGTAAACACACATTCTAAAAGACCTTGGGCACAAGTAAGAAAATATTCTATCAGCCATGTGATTCttaagcagaaatcagaaaaGCTTCTAATATAGTTCCTAAAAGATAAAAACCCAGATTAGTCTTTTACTACAGTTTCTCCTGTTACTCTTAGGTTATGTAAATAACTTTTTGTGATTATGGCTTTTTTGTTAGTCGTTGGTTTGTTTTgggttgttttgttgttttatgcacactgtgctgcacgactctgccccctgctgatgtGAGCTAGTAATTACAAGTTCCTTGGAATGGGTGTTTTTCACGTTGTGTGTTACGTGCCGTGCCCCTTTTTGGCCACAACATGGCCTCAGTGGCTTTTGCCTGGCTTGTCTCCCAGTGCCAGCTGTTTCTAATCTCAGCTGTTCGGAATCAGTAATCAGggagcagctgttaaaagctgctctcctccCTCAGTCTTGGAGAAGGCCCAAGGGTAGTATTGACTCGACTGAGGTTGTACCATTCTCTTCTCCTTGTTCGCTATTAACTCGTTTTGCTTGGTAGACTTTGGTATTTGGACTAGTGAtgtgaattccggctctttttagagaaccggttcttttggctcagctcaccaaaaagagccagcTCTTTTGGCTCCCTAAGTGGCTccacagattttctgttgcgtagagtccatatataaccaaaataatgcaaaattatttgtaaaatgatttactaatgtaaaaatagcaatatataatataatataatataatattaaatATTCATCATTTctttggatttaataactgaacactttaggaaatctccactttccgactgctggcgctcattttctcaccgtcttcgtcgtactctcctctctctctctcacctttctccccctcctcattccctctcatctctctccacccgcatgtgctctgctgtgtgtctgagtctgatccacccctactgctctgtgtgtggacagtctggacacgcagttacacatgttgaccaaagcaagagggaagggggtggggggggggtggggggggtgggggggacggctcccaatgatgagccagctcccgtcgttcacttcaaagagccggctcttagagccggttcgttcgcgaccgacacatcagtaATTTGGACTTGTTTTGAAATTTGGATTTAGAATTAGATCGTTTGGCTATTTGACTTTGGAACGGCATTTTGACTTGGAATTTAGGATCTCCCTTTTTTGTATAAAATTTGATATTCTCAGTTGTTTATccccatccccttctgggttggcgCTTTACGTTATCTCCTTTTTGAATATTGCTCCTTTGGTTTTGTATTTAGTATTGTTTTTAGGTTCTTTGTAAATATCCCgtgttttgtaataaaattctttGTTTTTTACGTGACACAGCACGTTGATTATTTTACCCACACACTATTTTTATTacgtcccctcctcatctctcctagagggcCGAGGACGTAATATTATGCAAGGTCCAATTTTAACATTGGGTTGGTGCAATGCTTGCCGGTATCGGACCCTTTTTGTTTATGTTTCGTTTCAGGTGAGCCCTGAGTTGCCTCATGCCTcgagatcagctccctgacaattggacaaccgcCTTGACACGCCATGGAAGGACCCTGGTGTCTTCCAAATGAGAAGTTGAACTTTGCGCTTCATGTTCCGAACTACGTTATTATGCTCCGGACATGGATTTCGAGGTACTCATCAACGCAAGACTAAAACCATCCTGACCAACGGAAGAGGACTTTCAAACCTGTTCTCCAACTGGGactctcagtccacggacaagccctttgatgaagaatGCCTGGgttgcctcagctctgccatagttagagctgcgtaaattaatattacaccttcatttttcctccttcactGAAAGATTTGTCTGCAACTTGGAGCTTTAAACAGaattcacctgatgtttcaatacaccgaactgatgttttctgtgtattatatggttttgctaacccttcccaatctccttacaggaactgccataaaATTGTAGAACTGtgcattgataaacatattgataaaatccatgacatcatcttataaataaaaactcaaacaCCTGATTTCATTTACAGGAAatggtaaaacaaaacaaaacaaaaaaaataaataaaaataaaatacacagaAGCAGCAAACAAAATTTTAAGTAAAAACACCAAGTCCAAAAACAATAAAGCTAAACAACTCCAGAACCTCAATGACTgagaaaatattttataaaaagaAAAGATACAGAATACATTTAATTTACTTTGACTTTAATATTTGCATGTAATAAAATATATActtctccttgaaccgtcaccttatcgtggtggaggagtttgagtgccctaatgatcctaggagctatgttgtctggggcacttagtgcccctggtagggtctcccatgacaaattggtcttaggtgaagggtgagacaaagaacggttcgaaggatctttcatggcggtgaaaacgaagagtcggagtacccggcccggagggttaccggggtcccaccctggagccaggcctggggttggggcccgtgagcgagcgcctggtggccgggctttcgcccatggggcccggccgggcccagcccgaaccggatacatgggctcgtccaactgtggacccaccacccgcaggaggaacatgaagggtccggtgcaatgtgaatcgggtggcagaccaaggcgggagccttggcggtccaatccccggacaaggaaactagtttttgggacatggaacgtcacctcgctggcggggaaggagccggagcttgtggcagaggttgagcggtaccggctagatatagtcggactcacctcgacacattgcattggctctggaacccgagacctggagaggggttggacactctactttgctggagttgctccgggtgagaggcggagggctggggttggctttttgttagccccgagactctctgcctgtgtgttggggtttaccccgggggacaagagggtagcttccttgcgccttcgggtcggggaacgggtcctgactgttgtttgtgcttatgggccaaatatcagttcagagtacccaccctttttggagtccctgggacgagtgctagatagtgctccatcaggggactccattgtcctgctgggggacttcaatgctcacgtgggcaatgacagcttgacctggaggggtgtgattgggaggaacggcccacctgatcagaactcgagcggtgttttgttattggacttctgtgcaagccgcagtttggccataacgaacaccatgttcgaacataaggatgcccaccggtacacttggtaccagggcagcctaggtcacaggtcgatgatagattttgtagtcgtatcatctgacctgcgaccgtatgttttggacacccgagtgaagagaggggcggagctgtcaactgatcaccacctggtggtgagttggatcagatggcaagggaacatgccgcgtagacctggcagacccaaacgcatagtgagggtctgctgggaacgcctggcagaagaacctgtcaagacggtcttcaactcccacctccggcagagctttgaccacgtcccgagagcagtgggggacattgagtccgagtgggccttgttccactctgcgattgtcgaggcggctgttgctagctgtggtcgtaaggtggccggtgccagtcgtggtggcaacccccgtacccgctggtggacaccagaggttcggggagccgtcaggctgaagaaggaggcctacagggcgtggctggtctgtgggtctccggaggcagcagacaggtaccggatagccaagcggggtgcagcagtggcagttgccgaggcaaaatctcgggcgtgggaggagtttggtgaggccatggagaaagactatcgatcggctccaaagaggttctggcaaactgtccggcgcctcaggagaggaaggcagcaactcgctcacactgtttacagtggggatggggagctgctgacgtcaactgaggctatagtcggacagtggaaggaatactttgaggagctcctcaatcccaccaatgcgcattccgaggaggaaccagagctgggaggcctggggatggactgtccgatctcgggggcagaagttgctgaggtagtcaaacaactacacagcggcggagccccgggggcggatgaggttcgtcctgggtatcttaaggctatggatgttgtagggctgtcatggttgacacgtctctacaacattgcgtggtcatcgggggcagttcctagggagtggcagaccggggtggtggtccccatctttaagaagggtgacctgagggtgtgttccaactatagggggatcacactcctcagcctccctggaaaggtctactccaaggtactggagaggagggtccgatcgatagttgaatctcagatagaggaggagcaatgtggttttcgtcctggccgtggaactgtggaccagctctatacccttgcaagggtgatggagggggcatgggagtttgcccaaccaatccacatgtgctttgtggatttggagaaggcttatgaccgtgtccccaggggcaccctgtgggggacgctccaggagtatggggtgggtggctttctgttaagggccattcagtccctttaccagaggagcgtgagtttggtccgcatagccggtagtaagtcggacctgttcccagtgagggttggactccgccagggctgccctttgtcaccggttctgttcatcacttttatggacagaatttctagacgcagccgtggtgtggagtgtgtcgagtttggtggcaggagaatctcgtctctgctttttgcggatgatgtggtcctcctagcttcatccagctctgaccttcagctcttgctgggtaggttcgcggccgaatgtgaagcggctgggatgaggatcagcacctccaaatctgagaccatggttctcgaccggaaaagggtggcttgccacctccgggtcgggggagaggtcctacctcaagtggaggagtttaagtatctcggggtcttgttcacgagtgagggtaggagggatcgggagatcgacaggcggattggttcggcgtctgcagtgatgcggacgctgacccgatctgtcgtggggaagagggagctgagccagaaagccaggctctcgatttaccggtcaatctacgtcccaatcctcacctatggtcatgagctttgggtaataaccgaaagaacgagatcgcggatacaagcggccgaaatgagtttcctccgtagggtggccgggctcagccttagagatagggtgaggagctcggacattcgggagggactcggagtagaaccgctgctcctccggatcgaaaggagccagttgaggtggtttgggcatctggtcaggatgcctcatggacgcctccctggggaggtgtttcgggcatgtcctgccggcagaaggcccccgggtcgacccaggacacgttggagaagttacatctccaatctggtccgggaacgccttgggatcctgccggaggagctggtggacaaggccggggagaggacggcctggagctccctagttgggatgctgcccccgcgacccggacccggataagcggaggaagacgacgacgacgacgacgaaaagATACAGAATACATTTAATTTACTTTGACTTTAATATTTGCATGTAATAAAATATATACTTGGTTTGGCAAGTTATTATAATTTATATTTATTTCCACTGTCAGCCTGCAACCCATTTAAAATGAAAGTTTGAGAAGAGAAACCTGGGATAATTGTGAGTATAAGTAAAGGGCTAAATAAACACTTAAAAATTAAAGAGTAAGTGAATGACAGACTGACAGTTATGAAAAACTTACAGATTATACGTGTTTTTGATCATAAAAATAACAGATCTACAGACAGATGATAAAGCACATTGTGATTTCCTACTGACCTTTCAAAAGGACAGCTTTTGTGAGCTTCTGACTCACGCTGTCACACTGAAAGCTGAGTCGCTAATCTTGCAATGTGGTGCAGCTTAAAGAACAGGGAGACAATAGAAGTCAACAGTGTACGGGAGTGAGACTCAGTTCCATACTGTGTCTCACTGATGTGCTCCCCAAGCAAAAAGACATCCTCTGACCCAATCCTCTTGCGCACATTGTAAATGACCTTCAGTGCAGTGGTTTGATAGGCTGTGATCGTCTGCCCACTGATGCCTGGCAAATTGTCCTCTCTGCTGCTCTGATGACCCTCACAGTACCTTCAGATGGGACCACAAGACCCCCGTTGTTCTTCAGAGTCAGCAAATGGTAGCTCTGGTCATCTCAGGCAGATGCAGCATCCATCACCAGGCTGGCACGGCGGACCTCACAGGACAGCTTGGTCAAGGCTCGCCGCACAACAAATCCTGAAATTACAATTACCAATGTAACTGGACAGTGTGGTTGCCTTTATACTTTACACAGGCCTATAGAACAACATGATGTCAGGTGAGAAATCAGACAAGAACTATAGTTTGACTACCTAAAGGCAAACAAGTAATCATGATTAGTAAGTGTGGAATTTattcattgtatttatt is drawn from Nothobranchius furzeri strain GRZ-AD chromosome 4, NfurGRZ-RIMD1, whole genome shotgun sequence and contains these coding sequences:
- the LOC107391503 gene encoding NAD(P)(+)--arginine ADP-ribosyltransferase 2; protein product: MTYLGCSQRKLIKVKRHYLPRSTADGLNSTYTKLCALKAMQSREFYDQPSFDHFKALCAYTAGSYSDLNQAVRTGWASDSTTFRFHALHFLLSDAIRLLKVNQRSCYTSFRRSRLLFLGKPGQTTRFGSFASSSLNKKLRHFGQRTCFEIRTCFGAYLKSYSDFDSDEDEVLIPPFEMFKIVSVDTSGTNHLNCDVLYQLEPAGGLSTVRL